One Mus pahari chromosome 10, PAHARI_EIJ_v1.1, whole genome shotgun sequence genomic window, ATCTCCTCCACAAGGCCCCTGGGCCTCTCAGCCACAGGGTGAGGTCCCAAAGCTAAGTAAAAGGCCAGCGGCTGTGGAGGGCTGAAGGTCAGCCTCCAGGGCCATCCGCTTCAAAGCTCTTCCAGTTCAGAAAGTGCCCAGGAACTTCACCCGGAACTCAACCACCCAGGAAGAAGGGTGCACACCAAACTCTGGAGCCTCTTGGGATGCCCCTCTGAGCCTATAGCTGGGGCTAACCCCGCCACATTACCTCTTTGAGGGTGGAGGTGGTCTTCGGGAAAGGCCTGCCACCTGTGAGCGAATGGTATCTCCTCTCAAGCGCAGtcagcttctccttctcctggaGCCCAGAACAGCGGGGGTCAGAGACATGATGGGTCAGAGACACAGGAGGGAAGATCCCTGCGAGGACCCACACCCCACTCTTGTGCtgccatccctccctcccaccccaacaTCGGGACCACCTCTCCCCTCACCCACTCCTAGCACCTCAGGACCCAAGGCCAGCTACCTTTTGCAGTAGCTGCAGGGCAGCATTCTTTTCCCGGGCCAGACGCTCTGACTCCTGTACTGCCTGGGCCCGGATCTGTCCAGCCTGACTGTCCAGTACAGCTAGGCGCTCCTGAGGAAACGGGATGCAATCAGGCCCTGGAGGGACATAACTCAGCCCACAGCCTGATGGAGTCTCCTGTCCAGAGACCCAGGAAGCTGTGAAGGCAACTGCCACTACACTCCCGCCTGGCCTCAGCTCACCCCAGGAGAATTCTGGCCAGGGACATCAATTCCTTCtcttgttcctccctccctccctccctcccccagccagtGACCCTGTATCATCAGGCATGATGAACCCAATCCCCTGGCCCCTATCCCCTCACCCCGTAGCCAATGGCTCCCAAATCCTGGTGACACCAAGTTATCCCTCTGCCCATCCCCGTCACTGCTGGAATCCAGGTTCTCGGCTTCCTGCTCCATTTACCATCTCTCTCACCATCTCTAGACCCACTCCACATTTCTACATGGTCCGAAAATAACCTTTGAACCCTGTCTGCTTGTCTGAATTTCCTAACCATCCTGAAAGGAATTCCATATTACTTGAgtcattttgtttgcttgatttttggttttttggtctTGCTATATAATCCAAACTAGCTTTAAAGTCACACTACAGCCTAGGCTTGCTTTAACACACTCTGCAATCTAGGCTGGACTTCATCTGTCCCTGGAGTGTAGGCAAGTCTTGAACTCacggcaatcctcttgcctcagcctcctgcgtTCTGAATTACCACGCCCCAGTTTTCCATTGGTTCTGAGACCAGGTCTCACACACCCCGGGCTGGCCGTGGCTCCTGGGCTCGGGCACTCTTCTTGCCTCAGTCACCAGAGAAACTGGGACATATCCTTAGAACCCCAGTGTGGACCACAACACTGGTTCTTCAGTAACTTACAAGTAAAGCCCTCAACAAGCTGGgaatgcagagatggctcagtggggctCACTGGTTGGTCTTGTGGAAGACCAGGATTCACTCCCAGCACCCGACGTACAGCAGCTTACAacggcctgtaattccagtcccaggggatccaacacacacatggtgcacagacacacatgcagacagaacacccattcagacaaaacaaacaaggagaggaagccaaggaaacaaaacaaacaaataaaaaaaaaaaaaaaacatagcaagGCTTCGATCAGCCCTCTCCTCAAACTCTTTCAGAGGCTCTTCACTACGCACAGGCTAGAACAcaaactccttctccagcacttaAGGGCTCTGAGAACCCATTGCCCGCCTGCTTGTCCCTCCAGGCACCTAGCTTCACTCTGCTGTAAGCTCAACTGTGCCACTGTAGACTTGTAGTCTATCACCCTGTTGGGATGAGGGCCATCCCAGTCTTTCCCACTACTCCAAGGCTCCTCCTCCAAGGCCAGGCAGGCTGAATGCCGCCTCCTTGATCCTGCCCGTGCATTCACATTAGTTTATATCCATCTACCTCATCATACTGTGATCtgtgaccctgtctccaaattaGCCCCGCCCTCTCTCTAAGATCAGGGGCAGGACCAGTGTCATTCCTGTCTCCAGAACCCCAACAGGGCTTTAGCACAGGACTTGGCTCAACAACCGCGtgctaaaagaaaatgaaaatatttctgagaGGAAAAGATGAGAGCTAGGCAAAACATGTTGGATTAATCTCAGGAGGTCTTCGACCATCACTTAGGAGCAGCACACGGGAGGGGGAGGCACGAAGAAGGAAGCTATCCTAAACCTGGGCCTTAGCCCACGCAACAACCGGCAACAGCAGACAGGAATCCTTACAGCAGCCGCCACAGCTTACTTGGAATGTAGGAGGGCTGGAAGTGCTGCTGAGTGTTTTATCTGTCACTTCATCTAACCTTATGCGGTGGGTGCTTTTACGGCTGTTTTAGAGAGGAGAACACTGACATGTTTAGGAGCTAAGATTTGCTGGGTAGTAGTGGTGGGCTTAGGACTAGAACCTGGGGCTGAGAAAGCTGTAGGGCAGCTTTCTCAACGGCTCTGAACCACAGTGGACAGACACTCTACAGAAGTCAGAGCTTGAGGGGACTTCTGCAGGGACAGGGGCTGGACAAAGCTCAGCAGTATAGGAAAGAATGtcacaatgcacatacacatttgtacacatacacgtgtgcgcacacacacacacacacacacacacacacacacacacgcacacatgcatacacactccaGGCGTTAAGAGCCTGAGCTGGCTTCCCAGCCCTAGGCTGGGCACAAAGAGACAGAGTTCCTGGACCCTCCCGAACCTCTAGGGAATCAGCTGATCTGGGTCTCCCGGTTGTATCCTCTCCaagcgaggaggaggaggaggaggaggaggaacagtgaAGAAATGCTAAACCAGATCGCATCTTGCACAGCAGAAATGCCTTGGGCTTTGCAGTCTAGCGAAGTCTAGCAGGCTTGGGTTCCTACCCTGACTCTGAGGCTTGTATGATAAAAGGCTCTGTGCAAACAAGTAGTTTCTGAGTCCTAGGTACTCATCTATAAAACTAGGCAATACCCTAAGAACAACACAAGAAAACTCAGGGACCGGTCCTAGGAGGATCTGCCCCATGAGCCTGGGACACTCGagttttcttcccttcctgtgtcTTCTATCAGGACAATgagtgcatttaaaaaatatatctacttactttattttacatgtatttgtgtgcatgtgtatctgtgttctgTGTACCATACAGCCAGAGGTGGTCAgaaaaggtgttggatcccctggaaccggGGTTAGAGATTATTGTGAACCACCCAGTGGATGATGGGAATCAAATgtgggtcctttggaaaagccCCCAGTGCTCGTAActaccatctctccagtccccaagggCACATTTTTTTATGGCAGAACAGCTCAGGAAAGGAAACAGGGATCTGAATGTATGACACCTGGTGGCTCCATTTTACCATCGAGCcccaggctggccagcaagtccccaTCTCCCATTTGAACCCTACTGCCCAGACGTTGCTCTCCTTATCTTCCACATACACTATAGCCAGGAAACTGCACGTTATATGGGCCTTGGTGTCAGCCACAGACTCTGGCATCACCTAAGCCACGCCCCTAACCCTTTCCTGCTTCTCGCTGCTAACACATGGCCCATCTTCTGTCACTGTCTACAGCTTTAGCAAATCAGAGCTGACCAGGGAAAATGCTCCATCTTTTCTCTTTGCATACAGTCTGAGTGGGACCAAAGCAGGAACCCAAGTGGATACTCATCCAGGCTAGGCATCCAGATCTTAGGTCTCTGTGTGCATCCCAGAACCTCCAACAGCTCTAGCAGGGCACGGacagagatggagctgagagagCTATAGCTGAATGGCAAATATGTGCTTATTAGCATACAGAAAGCTCTGAGATGGAACTCCAACACTGTAAGAAGACATTCAAGGACAGTAGCAAGGCACCTCAGCTGCAGACTCCTCCTCCACACTCTTTTTCCTGGACAAACTACTAAGAGCTCCCAGCATGAGCAATTACACTTTCCCCTGAGAGACTGCGGGGAGCCATGGTTTAGTAAAACTAACTCTCCTTGCTGAGCCACCTCGTCATCCATTCTTCTGCCTTTCCACATTCATTTCACACCAGCCCTATAGTTCTCATTCTTACTGACAGTCACTAAGTAACAGAGAGGCAAAAAGGTGTCTTTTGTGTCGTTCACAGCCTGTGACTCAACCCCAGGTCACTAGCCTCCATCCTGCACCCAGGCTATGCCAAGAGTGAGCAGTGCGCACCTTCCTCTTGCTCACGCTGCGCAGCAACTCAGCCTTGCTCCGCAGCAGCCCTTGGCCAGCCAGTTCCCGCTCCTCCTCCACGCGACTCTCCCGCTCCAGCTGCTGGAACTCCAGGTCCTCAAAGAGCTTTGTCTCAGTCTCTAGAGCGTCTGCCTCCTTCAACGACAGTGACATCGTGTTTGGGTGTGGGGATGCTCTACAACGCCACTCTGGGCCAGGAAGGTCAGGCCACAGAGCCAGGAGTTAGGTGGGGCTGAACCCGGGGAAACTGGGGAAGGAACCGGTCCCGCCGCCCAACTCCCTCTACTTTTTTGGCTGAGCCCTTTTCGCGGGACCGATATCCCGGTCTGGAGCGCTGATCCCCACCCAACCTTGCCGGTCCCCTTCCAAGCCTCTGCACCGACCCTGTTGTCCGGCAAGTACTGCAGGGGCCAGGTGGTCCTGGCCCACCGCTCTCCTATCTTCGGTCTGGGCCGTGGCCCACgggggccgggggagggggcTGGTGGAACTGACCCTTCTCAGCTGCTCCTGTAACTGTTCCCGCACTGACTCGGGGCAGTTATCGAGCTGCGTCTGGAGCTCGGCGTAGAGCGCCTGGCGGGCCTCCAGGTGCCTCCGTCCCGCGGCCAGCTCCGCCCTCTCCTGGTCggcgggaggggagggaggcggggcacaggggagagagaacacacactcCTCAACTCCGGCCCGGCGCGGGGGGCAGGGGCGAGCACAGGGGTACACCGGGAGTGGGGGGGGCAAGCAGCGAGACGGAAGAGAGCAGGAGAAGCAGAGGTTTAAGACGGGACTTGGGCAACGGACGGTGTAACAAAGGCAGAggtgtgggggcagggtggaAATGTTGGTCCCTTTAGATGTGTTTAGGAAGATCCTAAGACAGGACCTTCCGGTTCCGCTCCAAACTAAAGTTAAAGCTGATGCAACAAGGCAAGTACCGAGCCTCGAGTTCTATCACTGTTCCGAGACCAAAATTTAACCCTGGGGGAAATGGGGATGGTGGGAAGAGTTAAATACAGGATTGGGGAGTAAACGTGGAGCTAAAGTTGTTAGAGTTACAGCGGTGCAGCAAGGGGACCCCAGCCCAACCCCCAtggcctccctcccctcctgcccagggtgggggtggggtgccagCAAAGCAGGCTGAACTTCAGTAGGAATGAGGGTTGCAATTAGTTCGGCCTGTTGCCATGGTAATAGGAGCCCCAGGAGTGGATACAGGGAGGAGGTGGATGGCTCTGTCTGGGGTGAGATGACACCTCTGAGGGCGGAAAGGGGGACGAGGGAGGAGTTGGTGAGTCACCCCTCTGAAGGACAGGCAGAGGAGAAACTGTGATTACTGATTCCAAAGCCAGAGTGGGGCCATGGGCTGGAAGCTGGGCGGGAAAGTCAAGAGAACCTTCCCAACACCAccatcagcatcagcaccaccaccaccaacaaccagTTCACCATGATGCCTCAAACACCTGGACCGGAGGGAAGGCAAAGTCCAGGCCGGGGAGCAATCTCAGCTAAGTGAGGCTAGCCAAGCTGCTTGTGGAATGCCTTACCCCTATGCTGCACCCGCCAGTTCACCCACCCATCCTGGAGGGAAGGCCTTGGTCAAGCCAGTCCTGAAGTCTAGACGGTACTGCCTCTAAGTTATCCTGTGTTCTAGGTGGCCTCCAGGAGTAGAGTTAGGGAAAGGGACATCTGAATTCAGGGATGCAAGAATGGGTAGCCAGCCACTCAGAAAGGCCCTGTCCAAGCTCTCCAAGACTGTGCCCACATCTGGACCTCCTTATTATTCAGCTCCGGAGGGCTAAGCAGGAGGGACAAACAGCTCATTGCACCTCCAACCCCTGCCTGGCAGTAAGCAGCCAACATTCTGGAGGCAAAGCCCAGACCTTTCCAGTAGGAGGCGCTGTTTAGGCAGAGCATCTCCTTGGTCATGCACATCTCCCtgcaaaattctctctctctctctctctctctctctcttctcctgtcaGTGTTCCACTAAGCAAAATTTAGCTGTGCCTTCCTGCCAGTTCCCTTCTGATAATGGGGACCCACACCAAGAAAAGGAGGCAACATTAGAGGGGAGAGGCCAAGGGCACAAAGGCACCCATGGGGTTAGTAAAGCTGGCATGAGTCAGCCCTGCCTGGGCGGCCTGGCAGTTAGGGGCATGCGAAGAGCCCAGGACAGTGATTAGAGGGGGCATTAGTGCAGGCCTGGTCGGCAAGCATGGGGTTAATCTGGCACAGAATCTGGGAGTGTGGTTTTGGGGGCCAGAGCCAAagctccatgaaaaaaaaaaagggggggggagcaaCGAATTTTTAAGATCCTCAAAATTGAGAACAAGAGGAAGATAAGTCTCAAAAATAATCCAGAAGGAAAATTAAACCTCCTAGAAAAATACTGTCAAATCCAGAAATAGATGAACCCTCTCCACTTCAGGGCTTTTGGCACACCGTTGGGACATCTTGGGCATGGCTGGCACAACCCCCGGGGGACGGAGCAGCCCTTGAAGACTGGTACTCAATCTGAAAGGGTCAGGGTCAGGGCTGGGACCGTCTGGGATGGGAGGCTGCAGATCCTGATGATAGGAAACAGAGGCCTGTGGGCCATCTCCCAAAGACCACACCCTAAGCACCTGAGGCATGCTGGAGGGAGCTTTCTCCTCATGGTGGGCTCCAAACCCGAGTCATGCCCCCCGCCCCAGCAGCACCAGTCCTTCAGGCTGTGCTCACTGCCCAAGAAAGGGCTTTGGCACTCCCTAGAAGGACCACGGAGGTTCCAGAACGGCAGGCACCCAGGCAACCAGAGGCAGCACAGAGATCTAGACCACAAACACCAGCCCAGTCCCCTGGCAGTACCATCCAAGCTTGTATCTTCCACAGAGAACAAGGCCCCCTGTCCCTAGAGGGCTAGAGAGACCACCCGGATTGCAGGACGGATGCCGAGGGATGTGCATCGCCAGGGAAGGGGTACCGCCTTCCTTCTGGGCCACTGGTAGTCAGGTATGGGTTACCTTGTCCCTCTCCTTCTGGATGCCTGTCTCCAAGGCCACCAACTTCTCCTGCAGCTGGTCCACCGCCCTTTGTTCCTTCTGCAGGGACGCTCGCTCTGCCTCCCGCTCCCCCTGCAGCAGTGCTCTCTCCATCTCAGCCTAGACGCAGGTATCAGCATCCCCCGTCAAGGCGGGGACGGAAGGGTGGGGCCCCATCCCAGGGCCTGCACACCTCCCAGCCAGGTCACCTCGCGCGCTGCCTcctgcagctgctgctccagctcctTCACTCTGATCTTCAGCTGTTCTACTCGCCCCAGCACCTGAGCCCGCTCCTCTTCCACAGCCAGCGCCTCTCCTTGGTGCTTCCCGCCAGGAGCGTCTTCATgctggaggggaggagggcacCATGGGAGAAGTCTAGAACCTTCCAGGATCCGACTAAGAGGGCGGATTACACGCTCCTCAAAGCACTTGGAAAGAGTAACTAGACCAAAACAAGAGGCCACTTTCCTCCCAGTCAGAGAGCTCAGCTATCGGGGAAAGGATTTACCAGAGTGCCAGGGTTGGGTGGGGCTCAGAGGAAAAACAGGTCATAAAGCACATTTATAGCTTGGGAAAGTCATGGtcacctcctttccctcctgACACCCACAGTTCTTCATTCTGGTCTCACCCAAGCCTTGATCCCTTCACTACCTCCACACCAGCCCCGCCCCGGCCCCCGCCCTGGCCCCCTCACCTCCTGTTGGGTGCTCTCGGTGCTGCTGCATTCCTCTTTGAGATTCTCTTCATCAGAGCGCTCCATGCTCTCCCACAGGCGCTGGGAGGCACCTCCAGACTCCTCCCCGCACCTTCCAGAGACTCCTATGGCTCCTGCCAAGCCTCTTGAGGGCCTCCTGCCTGCCAAGGCCAGCGCTGCCGTGGCCTCTCCAATACTGAGCAGCTCTCCAGTCTCAGGTCCCCCGTCAGCTCGGCTGTACTCAGCACACAGGTTCAGGATGGTCTCCAGGCGCTGGCGTTCCTAGAGACGTCGGACAGAGCAGGCTGTGAGGAGCAGAAGTCTGAGGCCCAGTGCAGCTTGAGCCAGGGCGTGTTGACCCCTAGAAACTCTGGGCTCAGCATCATGACAATGACCTCAACCGTAAGAACGGTGGGAGAGCAGGTGGTGATacacagcacttgagaggtagagactGGCGGATCTCagaatctgaggtcagcctggtctacagagtgagactcagGCCATCCAACCAAAGACTAtatagagagaacctgtcttaaaagaaaaagaaaaaaatctatgggaggtagaggggaaAGAGGGTTCCTCAAAAGCAGGCAAGAGAATGTGGCCATATGCCACCTGTCCATTGGCCGACCCCTCCCATCTCCCTTTTTACTCTCCCTAGGAGGCTTCTTCATAGTCACACAGAGACATCCAAACACACATGGGAACATACAGGGTAAGCAGCCTAAAGATCATAATgaagccaggtggtgatggtgcacacctttaatcccagtactcgggagacagaggtaaggggggatctctgtgagttcaaggccagcttggtctacagagttccaggacagccaaggctacacagaaaaaccaaaaagaccaTAATGAGACACAGAGCTATCGAGTGCTCATATTGACACAGGTACATATACAGGTTCGGGCACAAGGGCACACTGATACATTACTTCTGCcacgcaggcacacacagacactccaTGTGCCCTGGGAGGTACATCAGCACTAACAACAGGTAGGCACACACTACGACACCAGCCCcgacacgcacgcgcgcgcgcacacacacacacatagagataaaCATAGTCTATCTACAGCTGGGTgggcatctgaagacagccagggctggaaaGTGGAGCACAGGCCACAGGACTTGACAGTCCAGAtgcagagagaaaaggcagaggggacactgtctttccagccccacctCAGCTCCAAGTCCCTCAGGATGCTATCCCTTTGCTCCTTAAGGCTGCGGCGCAAGCTGGCCAGCGAGATCGAGAACTCTGTGCTGGCATTCTCTCCTCTCACTACAAATCCCGATGCAGACATGGTCACCTCTCAGGTGCCTAGGACTTGAGGGCACTACGGCAGTCATATTCCTGGTCCCTATCCTGCTCATCCGTTTGTAACACCCAAGCCCTGGCTCTCAAGCCCGGAGCCTTACAGTGCGTTCTGAGGTCTCTGGTCGCCCGTATCTCTCACCATGTACATTTACTTTGGCTTCACCTTCCCATCCCAGAACACTTAcccagcttccttcctgctgcttgcCCAGTTGTGTGGCAAAAGATCCAGGAACCAagcctcagcacccaggaggttgCGCCAATGCCTCACCCCCGCCCTAGGACCCAGATAAGCAgcctggctgaggtgggaggggcagggtgCGGGCGGCCTCTGACTTAAAGTGGCAGGTGGGGCAGGTTGGGGCTGGTGGTGaggtgtgtacctgtgtgtggggatgggggtggggtaccTGTGTGTGGGgacgggggtggggaggctgggcCCAGTGCTTTATTATGTCAGGCTCACCAGCCCTTCCAGGATGAGGATCCCGGGTCACCGATGCACCACAGTGACAAGAAGGTGTAACAAAGAAAGACCAGGAGTCCTGACTCCCACAATTATACCAGCCCATACCCTCACCCCGCCCTGACCAGTGTCTTCCCAGATTCTTCAGACAAACTTCCTCTTCAAACCAACTCCAGGGTACCTGTGTCTCAAAATACCCAGGGCTTATGCTCatgagggaaagggggaaaccCATGCTCTGAGCATGCACACAGCAGCCAATGCCCCTGCAGCTCCCTATGCTATTTGGGGGaatccctgccccctccctgctcAGAGGCCATCTCTAGAACAGCTGCCCAGAACCACACCCAGACTCGGCAGCACCCACATTtatgcatgcagacacatacaaTCAGGGAGACAAACGGGGGGGGGGCTGCCcaccctgcctttccctcctccttaGCACCatgctcgggggggggggggaacccataTGAGCCACAGTCAGTGATTCACGCCCACTTGTTGATGCCAAAGACAAGCGAGAAAGGGGTACCAACGTTTCCCTAAAGAATAAGTCCAAGGTAAAGGTGCCTGAGtgcaagactgatgacctgagtctgaccCCCGAAACCCATGCATAGGGAAAGGAACGAATAACTCCACAAaactgtcctctggtctccacactcaTCACGGcactggcctacacacacacacacacaagtacacacacacacacacacacacacacacaccacacacacacacactcaataaataaaagctttaaaagaagGACTCCTCCCAACCCCAGCCCACATGGGGCATGGTCACAAGCCTGTGTAATGTCTGCTCAGGAGGCAATCAGAAAGATCATGAACTCAAGCTCAACCTGGGTCACACAGTAAGCTCACAGCCACGATGGGTTAcacaactgggaaaaaaaaaaaaaaaaaagagcagaagagaaaaataattctagGGCTGGGGCTATATAGCTCGATGATGGAGTGCTGTTCTGACATGCCAAAGGTCCTAGATTCAAGGCCCCGCACCATCAAAATAAAAGGCCAAATAAATTAATGTCTGGGCCTCAGCCTCAAAACTCGCTTTTCGAACTTAGGGATGCAAGACGCCACCACATGTATGCTTTCCTGAAACACTGCGCTAGGGTAAGCCCTATGAACCTAACtcacacaacaaaacaaatgatctGCCATAGAATAGACGCAAAATTAGCAAGAATCCAAAACCAGGATCTAGAGCCTGAAAGATGGGCTCTACTGGCAAAGCGCccaggacatgagttcaatcctccAGTCACcctagtgctggggaggcagagacagaagaacctGGGGCCTTGCTGTCCAGCCAGTTCAGCTAAACCAGTATGTCTCAGGTTCAACGAGAGActtatctcaagaaacaaaaccgaagagcaactgaggaagacactacCCACTCATCTCTGGCctacgcacacagacacacacctgcacacacatatccaaAACTAAAAAATTTAGAAAGCCTTAGTGATTTCAAAGACAGTTTCTCTCCAGGGTACCAGGATGGTGAGACTTAACCTGGGACACTTAACCTGATGGTTCATCCTGAATCCACCCAGGCCCTGTACATGGTCCCTCCTGTTCTGCCAGCTGGCCTGCCCACACCCTGGCAGAGGCACTGGCTTGTGCAGCGGCAGCCTCCCTGGCATTGGCTCACCAGCCTCTCCATCTCTTGCTCCCGGAGCCGCTCTTGGCGCTGCCGACGGTGGTACTCCAGAAGATCATCCTCGTTATCGCTGATTTCTGTGATGCTATTTTTCCTCTCCCTTGGGATGGGAACCCGCAAGTCCCCGCTAGAAAGCTTCCTCTGAGCACGGGGGCTCTGACGAGGTGAAGCCCCAGTAAGAGAGCCCAGACTGTAGGCTGGGCTCAGCCTGCCACTGAAGCTGCCCTTGCGAGGTGCCAGGGACTCCCCGAGGGTGGGCGAGGGACTCCGAGTCCTGCGACCCCGTGCTCCTAGAGTCAGGGAGAAGTCCTCAGGTGAAGTTCCGTGGGCTGCCCAGCGACGCGGCCTGGGGCTCTCTGCCACTTCCCTGCTTAGCTTGGGATCTGGGGCAGTCCGGGCTGGCAGTGGTGACAGAGCCCTTCGAGACAGAGATGGACTCAACGGGGGCAGTTCCCGCATACTGTCCAGGCCCCTCCGGCCCAGGCGGGGACTCTCAGGTGGCTGGAGGGTACGAGTTGCTGACCCATCTGAAAATGTTCTGCCCACCAGTTGTCGAGAGGGGCTGCTTGTTAGTACCCTCTCCGTGCCTGGGGGCTCACGGAAAGGACTGGGAGGGCGGTCTTGGAGTGTGCCGATCTTGTTTCGGGGAGCAGGCACTGGAGACTGGAACTTTGGGCTGCCAGGAATACTGGCGGGTTGGCTGCGGGCACCGGAAGATGGATATTCACTCAGGCTGATAGCCACCACAGGTAACTGTCCACCTAGCCGGGGACTCTCAGTGGTTCTGCGGGCCTCAGCCAAGACTGTAGCGGCAGGACTGTCCGTCAGAAGACCCCGGAGACCAGGACTGGGAGGTCTCTCATGACCCCCTTTTCTGCCCAGCCGGGGACTGTCAGAGGAGCGGGAACCACTTGGGCGAGACTGTGGAGGTTGCAGAGCCAAATGGTAGCTAGAGGAGCGGGCAGGCACCAGTGGGGGCACAGAGGGTCCTGGCTCCTGCCCACTTGGTGAGTGGCTAGCACAGCTCCCACTGCTGGCCGGTGAGGAAAGCggagagaaggctggagaggtgTTCTCATAGCTGGAGCCCACTGACATGGCACCGGGGCTGGTTGGAGGGGACAACAGGTAGCGCCCGCCGTTAGCCATTGGCGACAACGGGGACGTGGCTGCAGGCTTCTTGCCTGCAGCTCCAGGCTCCTCTAGCACCAGTGAGTCCATGATTTCCTGCAGGTCCTTTTCAATAGAGCTCACCAAGGAACTATGGCTGGCACAGGCTGACGGTGCCCGGGTTGCAGGTTGTGCTGTGTGGTTCCCATTGACCAGGGTGTCTGATTCAGCTGAGGGGGAAACGCAAAGAGGCCTCAAGCTCCGGTTTTTGGCTCTAGGGAGCCGCATTCATGCACAAGCAAGAAAGTACCATCCTACCTCATCGTAGGGCAACGGGGCAGCGAGGGCTCTGGAGGAGCCAGGAGAGCCGAGTTCTGGTACCAACCCACTCTGCCACTGACCTGTTCTGCAGCTTTATCCAAACTCTCTTGCCCTGGGTTCCCCTTCTATAAAGGGAAATGGTATGGCATGGCCTCCCTGGCTCGAACTCTGAATGACTCAGGACAGAGCAACAGTACCAGGTATGTACTTCTAAGTCTAGTCATTTCTAACTCGCTCCAGCAAGACGGTCCTCCTTGCCTTCATTTTCCCCAACTTTCTGTGCCTCTCTTTTAGGAAGATCAAGTAGGCACACTACCAAAGAGATGTGGACCTACTGTGGAGCTGGCCAGACATTCTAAGGCTTCTCAGTCTAAGGGACAGCAAAGCCTTTCAATAAACCAGtcagaggctggggtgggggtggggctccaggGCTGATGACCAGCTTATCCGATCCAACACAAGAGAAGGATCAGCTAACGGCTTGTGCCTGGAAGCCTGGCTGAGGAGCTTCGAGGTTCAGTTCAGTGTCTCCAATTGTTCCATTAAGCCACACCAGCAAGAGCTGGCGTTCGCCTGGCCCTAGCCCCTGTCAACCATCCAGGAGTTCAGAATCCTCAGAACCAATAAACAGCTAAAGGAG contains:
- the Phldb1 gene encoding pleckstrin homology-like domain family B member 1 isoform X6, which gives rise to MDPLNRSQLGPGCKTQAVVQKGPLDLIETGQGLKVQTDKPHLVSLGSGRLSTAITLLPLEEGRTVIGSAARDISLQGAGLAPEHCYIENLRGTLTLYPCGNACTIDGLPVRQPTRLTQGCMLCLGQSTFLRFNHPAEAKWMKSMIPAGGRAPGPTYNPSSAESDTLVNGNHTAQPATRAPSACASHSSLVSSIEKDLQEIMDSLVLEEPGAAGKKPAATSPLSPMANGGRYLLSPPTSPGAMSVGSSYENTSPAFSPLSSPASSGSCASHSPSGQEPGPSVPPLVPARSSSYHLALQPPQSRPSGSRSSDSPRLGRKGGHERPPSPGLRGLLTDSPAATVLAEARRTTESPRLGGQLPVVAISLSEYPSSGARSQPASIPGSPKFQSPVPAPRNKIGTLQDRPPSPFREPPGTERVLTSSPSRQLVGRTFSDGSATRTLQPPESPRLGRRGLDSMRELPPLSPSLSRRALSPLPARTAPDPKLSREVAESPRPRRWAAHGTSPEDFSLTLGARGRRTRSPSPTLGESLAPRKGSFSGRLSPAYSLGSLTGASPRQSPRAQRKLSSGDLRVPIPRERKNSITEISDNEDDLLEYHRRQRQERLREQEMERLERQRLETILNLCAEYSRADGGPETGELLSIGEATAALALAGRRPSRGLAGAIGVSGRCGEESGGASQRLWESMERSDEENLKEECSSTESTQQEHEDAPGGKHQGEALAVEEERAQVLGRVEQLKIRVKELEQQLQEAAREAEMERALLQGEREAERASLQKEQRAVDQLQEKLVALETGIQKERDKERAELAAGRRHLEARQALYAELQTQLDNCPESVREQLQEQLRREADALETETKLFEDLEFQQLERESRVEEERELAGQGLLRSKAELLRSVSKRKERLAVLDSQAGQIRAQAVQESERLAREKNAALQLLQKEKEKLTALERRYHSLTGGRPFPKTTSTLKEMEKLLLPAVDLEQWYQELMSGLGTGLAAASPRSSPPPLPAKASRQLQVYRSKMDGDTASPLPRTRSGPLPSSSGSSSSSSQLSVATLGRSPSPKSALLAQNGTSSLPRNLAATLQDIETKRQLALQQKVELPPAEPLPPEDPAGHQVIEEQRRRLAELKQKAAAEAQCQWDALHGAAPFPAGPSGFPALMHHSILHHLPAGRERGEEGEHAYDTLSLESSDSMETSISTGGNSACSPDNMSSTSGLDMGKIEEMEKMLKEAHAEKSRLMESRVRLTGARRQQVEREMELRRQALEEERRRREQVERRLQSESARRQQLVEKEVKLREKQFSQARPLTRYLPNRKEDFDLKTHIESSGHGVDTCLHVVLSSKVCRGYLIKMGGKIKSWKKRWFVFDRLKRTLSYYVDKHETKLKGVIYFQAIEEVYYDHLRSAAKKRFFHFTMVTESPNPALTFCVKTHDRLYYMVAPSAEAMRIWMDVIVTGAEGYTQFMN